TTCGGCAGCACGATATTGCTCAGCATAAGGCATTGTATCTTTTAAATACTTTAGATCAGCGTAACCTTTAGTTACTAGCTCTAAATTAAAATTCTGATTATCCAGCCAGACAATAACCACTTTGCGGTTATAGCTGTCTTTTTGGGTTGTATCGTATTCTAAAGCAATAACCTGCGCTTCCTGAATTCGTTCGCAGGTATAGGCACTCGCCTCATTGCCATAAAATTCTTTTTTATTGGTTGATTCCGGTGTGTTTACTCCGGAAAGGCGAATTTTAAAACTGCCATTGTCTTTAGAAACGACCCAGAAGGTATCTCCGTCAACACATTTTTCAAAGGCAACCAATTCACGTCCGTTTTCATCTAAGGACTCGGTTGGCACACTTGGTTGTTGCGGTGTAGCAGGCGTTGTAACCGTATTGGTATCAAAAAACTGTTGTACAATTGAATGCACTTCAGTTTGACTAACA
Above is a genomic segment from Culicoidibacter larvae containing:
- a CDS encoding thermonuclease family protein → MKNKKLIAALIVAVLGVAGFTVSQTEVHSIVQQFFDTNTVTTPATPQQPSVPTESLDENGRELVAFEKCVDGDTFWVVSKDNGSFKIRLSGVNTPESTNKKEFYGNEASAYTCERIQEAQVIALEYDTTQKDSYNRKVVIVWLDNQNFNLELVTKGYADLKYLKDTMPYAEQYRAAEAEAKAAGLGMWNKS